The Egicoccus sp. AB-alg2 nucleotide sequence GTGTGCCGCTCGCACACGGCCTGGAACGTCCCGGCGCTGCCGTCGCCGTCGAACAGGTGGAGCGGGTAGCCGCAGAGCAACTCGAAGTGGTGGCGCAGGCCCTGCCGGTTCCACAGGTCCTCGAGCACCAGCGCCTCGAGGGCCCGCTCGTTCGCGTGCAGCAGCGCGACCATCTCGCCGTAGATGTGCACGGATCGGCCCGTCGCCACCAACCGTTCGATGTGGCCGGCCACGACCGTGTCGAACCGGTCGGGGTCGAGCGCGCCGTCCACTTCCAGGGTGGCCAGCGTGGCCTGCGCGTCCAGCAGCACCAGCCGTTCCGGATCGACCACGAGCCCCGCCGCCGCGACCCGATCGTGCATTGCCGCCGCGAAGCGGGCGCGGTGGTCGGCGGTCGCGATCACCAGCGCGATGCCGTCGGCCAGCAGGGCCGGAGCGAGGAAGTCCGCGACCGCCTCGGCGAGGAAGTCGTCCGACTCGTAGAAGCCGACGAGATGGCTGGCCCGCCCTTGCGGAGCCAGCGCGTGTGCGGACGGCATGGCGACCTCCCAGCACCCCCCGCGACGACGTCGGTGAGACGCCGTCAACGAGGTCGCAGCCCGTGCGGGGCGGACCCTAGCCGTCGGACAGGTCGGACGAAACGGGAATCGTGGAAACCGTCGACCGGTTGCGAACGCCCGGATGCCGCCACCGCGCGCGGGCGGCCAACGGTCCGCCGGACGACCGACGGTGCGTGGCGGACGGCCGACGGTCCGCGGGGCCGGCGGTCCCCGCTGCCGATGCGGCGCCGGCGGACACAAGCCGGCCGCTCGTGACGGGGGAGACACGAGCGGCCGGAGGAGAACGTGCACCTCGTCCCCGAGGCACGTGCCGAGACCCTGACCAAGGAGCCGCTCGGTTCTCCCGCGGGTGAGGCTAGGGCGGCGTGCTGGACGTAGCGCCCGATGCCACTGAAGATCTCCTGAGGGCTAGCCGGGCGCGCCGTCGAGCGGGCGCCGGTCGCCAGCTGAAGCGCACCGGTGTGTCACCACGCTGGACAGGCCCGAGGACCGCAGTCCATGCTCGGGCCGCGTTGCTGCTCGTGCAGAGACGACCCTGTTCACGCTCCGGCGAACCCACCTGCCGCGGTTCCCGACGCCGCCGTGACCACGACCGCTCACGGCCCCCCGGGCCCTCACGGCCCGGTGGCTGAGCGGACCGGACCCAGGTGGGCGAGCTTGTCCGGGTTGCGTATCGCCTCGATGCTGCGCACGGCACCGTCGGCGACGTCGAGGACGAACACGACGAGCAGCGACCCGTCCGCCACGCCGACGACCAACCCGGGCGTGCCGTTGTACCAGCGCGTTTCCAGCACGACATCGGACGGTGCCTGGCGGGCCAGTCCTTCGAAGAAGCGCATCACCCGCTCGGCGCCCTCGACCGGTCGGCGCGCCGCCGAGACCTTCCCGCCCCCGTCCGAGCGCAGGACGACGTCGGGCGCCAGCGTGGACAGCAGGGCCTGCAGGTCACCGGTCCGGCAGGCCTCGAGGAAGCGGCCCGCCACCTCGGCGCGCACGCTCGGGTCGGGCTCGAAGCGTGGACGGCGGGCCTCGACCTGTTTGCGGGCACGCGACACCAGCTGCCGGCAGGCCGCTTCGCTGCGGTCGAGGATCGCGGCCAACTCGG carries:
- a CDS encoding MEDS domain-containing protein, whose translation is MPSAHALAPQGRASHLVGFYESDDFLAEAVADFLAPALLADGIALVIATADHRARFAAAMHDRVAAAGLVVDPERLVLLDAQATLATLEVDGALDPDRFDTVVAGHIERLVATGRSVHIYGEMVALLHANERALEALVLEDLWNRQGLRHHFELLCGYPLHLFDGDGSAGTFQAVCERHTGVTNESYAGLLETRSARTGAVVLDRETRR
- the sigJ gene encoding RNA polymerase sigma factor SigJ, with the translated sequence MTSLEVAVHEHRSALLGLAYRLLGSVSEAEDAVQEAFLRLERHGTDGIDNVGGWLNRTTSRICLDRLTSAQARREVYVGPWLPEPLESSGDPGDPVELAESVSMAFLVVLESLSPAERVAFLLHDVFGYDHAELAAILDRSEAACRQLVSRARKQVEARRPRFEPDPSVRAEVAGRFLEACRTGDLQALLSTLAPDVVLRSDGGGKVSAARRPVEGAERVMRFFEGLARQAPSDVVLETRWYNGTPGLVVGVADGSLLVVFVLDVADGAVRSIEAIRNPDKLAHLGPVRSATGP